A part of Tiliqua scincoides isolate rTilSci1 chromosome 13, rTilSci1.hap2, whole genome shotgun sequence genomic DNA contains:
- the AP5Z1 gene encoding AP-5 complex subunit zeta-1, with protein sequence MYTAGTESFLRQAREIQDEELKKFISRITGFLQSRDLGNETIDCLQRLFLIVSATKYGRKLDDTFVTLLQTILRLPKCPEQVQLLCAAILREMSPCSDLALSWDKIQDPKLLSVAFSIKLAQGMKKSEVEALGQCVVKVLEGRIPEGHGARYLMPLLSNVISLFPASLNEDQINLLSKRMVDWLRYASVHQGVPQSSGGFFNPRARQPGPITEVDGTVATDFFTVLSVGQYYTEDQWLNMQAFSMLRKWLLCYGSDGAASPHSDDKSEVDGSIVSMVSVTSTSSRLLPPKERLREKAFEYCQRLIEQSNRRALKKADGELQKACLIEAITIMDIICKQDSSYVYRSLSCLKNLHGWISGDLSYARALLPIAQFFLNHSETAAVDAKAIYKHLFTKVPAQLFHSPMLAYEFTQFCRHNIRLFAEDLGIFRQSTPNLFKFLAWNSPALIAEFMDLLPALLGGDTALEIFHLLLDLPCLTAALEVQLRSVLTPMSTVDPAVKPATCLEAFRHPQYRGLFQYLLRVESAPGDPGRLTPLRQLLGSMTSSARVVQCAEGVPVLLQLFFGVVAKFADGALANTLVLAVLERSDQLCEIPAFKVEVYRVTSRHLPALCTRHPSLVVELSKELLEFSGTVTNIQSKEDIFTHVVWAIGEYVSVVHDKRCTVEQINKFFEVLEAMLFEITQLRPSASVPTSSPRVIAVLMTALTKLASRSQDLIPRVSLSLSKMRAFVQSPAISSVYDTEDAEAILTRATELLNLLKLPTVAQFALTPSADISSPRFHRDTNTSLPLAMRTTSQLLAGGPIPRRRSSVPG encoded by the exons atGTACACGGCGGGCACCGAGAGCTTCCTGCGCCAGGCTAg GGAGATCCAGGACGAAGAACTGAAAAAATTCATATCTCGAATCACAGGCTTTCTTCAAAGTCGGGACTTGGGAAATGAAACCATTGATTGCTTGCAAAGACTCTTCCTTATTGTCTCAGCCACCAAATATGGCCGGAA gttggatgacacatttgtgacccttctgCAGACCATTCTGCGTCTACCAAAGTGCCCTGAACAAGTCCAGCTACTGTGTGCTGCCATTCTAAGAGAGATGTCCCCTTGCAGTGATCTAGCTTTGTCTTGGGATAAGATCCAGGACCCGAAACTCCTGAGTGTGGCATTCTCCATCAAGCTGGCCCAG GGCATGAAAAAGTCAGAGGTGGAAGCTTTGGGGCAATGTGTTGTGAAAGTCCTTGAAGGCCGAATCCCTGAAGGCCACGGTGCACGATACCTTATGCCCCTCCTGTCAAACGTCATCAGTCTGTTCCCAGCAAGCCTTAATGAAG ATCAGATCAATCTGCTCAGCAAGAGGATGGTGGACTGGCTGAGATATGCCAGTGTTCATCAAGGAGTGCCCCAGTCCTCAGGAGGCTTCTTCAACCCCAGAGCAAGACAG CCTGGTCCCATCACAGAGGTGGACGGCACGGTTGCCACGGACTTCTTCACCGTGCTCTCGGTCGGCCAGTATTACACAGAGGATCAGTGGCTCAACATGCAGGCTTTTTCCATGCTGCGAAAATGGCTCCTTTGCTATGGAAGTGATGGAGCAGCCAGTCCACATTCAG ATGATAAATCAGAGGTGGATGGCTCGATCGTGTCCATGGTTTCCGTCACGTCCACCTCGAGTCGCCTGCTTCCCCCAAAGGAGCGCTTGCGGGAGAAGGCCTTTGAGTATTGCCAGCGGCTTATAGAGCAGAGTAACCGCC GGGCTCTGAAGAAAGCAGATGGAGAGCTGCAAAAAGCT TGTCTCATCGAAGCGATCACCATCATGGACATTATCTGCAAGCAGGACTCCTCCTACGTCTACCGCTCCCTCTCCTGCCTCAAGAACCTGCATGGCTGGATCAGTGGAGATCTCTCCTACGCAAGAGCCCTGCTACCCATTGCCCAGTTCTTCCTGAATCACA GTGAGACAGCTGCCGTGGACGCCAAAGCCATTTACAAGCATTTGTTCACCAAAGTGCCTGCTCAGCTCTTCCACAGCCCAATGCTGGCCTATGAGTTTACCCAGTTCTGCAGGCACAACATCCGTCTCTTTGCTGAGGACCTTGGCATCTTCCGGCAGAGCACCCCAAACCTCTTCAAG TTCCTGGCATGGAACAGCCCAGCTCTGATTGCTGAGTTCATGGACCTTTTGCCAGCCTTGCTTGGAGGAGACACAGCCCTGGAGATCTTCCATTTGCTGCTCGACCTGCCCTGCTTAACCGCTGCCCTGGAGGTGCAGCTGAG GTCTGTTCTGACTCCCATGTCCACTGTGGACCCTGCAGTCAAGCCAGCCACCTGCCTTGAAGCCTTCCGCCACCCGCAGTATCGGGGCCTCTTCCAGTATCTCCTCCGGGTTGAGTCTGCCCCTGGAGACCCTGGCAG ATTGACTCCCCTCCGCCAGCTTCTGGGCTCCATGACCAGTTCCGCCCGGGTTGTGCAGTGTGCTGAGGGCGTCCCTGTCTTGCTGCAGCTCTTCTTCGGGGTGGTAGCCAAG TTTGCAGACGGGGCTCTCGCCAACACACTGGttctggcagtgctggaaaggagcGACCAGCTCTGTGAGATCCCAGCTTTCAAGGTGGAGGTCTACAG GGTGACTAGCCGCCATCTGCCGGCCTTGTGCACACGGCACCCTTCGTTGGTCGTGGAGCTCTCCAAGGAGCTTTTGGAGTTCTCGGGAACCGTCACCAACATTCAGAGCAAAGAGGACATCTTTACCCACGTG GTGTGGGCCATCGGTGAATACGTGTCAGTGGTGCACGACAAGAGATGCACGGTGGAGCAGATCAACAAGTTCTTTGAAGTCCTGGAAGCCATGCTCTTCGAGATCACGCAGCTGCGGCCCTCGGCCAGCGTGCCCACGTCCTCGCCCCGTGTCATCGCCGTTCTCATGACCGCGTTGACCAAGTTGGCATCACGCAGCCAGGACTTGATCCCCAG GGTTTCCCTGTCCTTGTCCAAGATGCGGGCGTTTGTCCAGAGTCCTGCCATTTCCTCCGTGTACGACACTGAGGACGCCGAAGCAATCCTGACCCGGGCCACCGAGCTGCTGAACCTGCTGAAGCTGCCCACTGTCGCTCAGTTCGCGCTGACTCCGTCTGCTGACATATCCAGCCCCCGATTCCACCGGGACACTAACACCTCCCTGCCCCTCGCCATGAGGACCACCAGccagctgctggcaggagggccCATTCCCAGGAGGAGGAGTTCTGTTCCTGGCTGA